A genomic window from Anopheles ziemanni chromosome X, idAnoZiCoDA_A2_x.2, whole genome shotgun sequence includes:
- the LOC131290787 gene encoding zinc finger protein-like 1 homolog, whose translation MGLCKCPKRQVTTQFCFEHRVNVCENCMVVNHTKCTVQSYIQWLKDSDYDSNCTLCGSPRDSDDCVRLICYHVFHWKCLNARQQLLPPNTAPGGHTCPICSDPIFPPGNLVSPVADVLRVRLGQANWGRNELGLPLLLDEKRDHSKSFPVSSTTPIATSSGLGNDSVAATNGAAVYGGVHSGLAQMRAAGSSVPLLSGKERPDSPHSIVNLDQYVNVANSRRTNLLSREPPIGGSDRDDNKYKRRTPQEIFSRWSRRLYAPSARPIWRKNWFLVVTGLIAIVCIVYIMAEITTADRSGSDQHGFIPNRNLPHAEE comes from the exons ATGGGTCTGTGCAAGTGTCCGAAGCGGCAAGTGACGACCCAGTTTTGTTTCGAGCATCGCGTAAATGTGTGTGAAAATTGCATGGTGGTAAATCACACCAAG TGTACAGTGCAATCGTACATACAGTGGCTGAAGGATAGCGATTACGATTCCAATTGTACACTCTGCGGAAGCCCCCGTGACAGCGATGATTGTGTGCGGCTTATATGCTACC ATGTATTTCATTGGAAATGCCTAAACGCTCGTCAGCAGTTGCTTCCCCCGAATACGGCCCCCGGCGGCCACACCTGCCCAATTTGCAGCGATCCCATATTTCCACCCGGCAACCTAGTCTCACCGGTGGCGGATGTTCTGCGCGTCCGGCTAGGGCAAGCAAACTGGGGTCGAAATGAGCTTGGCCTACCATTG TTGCTCGACGAGAAGAGGGACCACAGTAAAAGCTTTCCCGTATCTTCGACGACCCCGATTGCGACGTCGTCGGGATTAGGCAACGATTCGGTGGCAGCAACGAACGGAGCAGCCGTGTACGGTGGCGTGCACAGTGGCTTGGCTCAAATGCGTGCGGCCGGTAGCTCCGTGCCTTTGCTGTCCGGTAAGGAACGTCCCGATTCACCACATTCGATAGTCAACCTGGATCAGTATGTTAACGTTG CCAACAGCCGACGAACGAATTTGCTCTCGCGAGAACCACCGATCGGTGGCTCCGACCGAGATGACAACAAGTATAAGCGCCGAACGCCGCAGGAAATTTTCTCACGCTGGTCCCGCCGGCTGTACGCTCCGTCCGCCAGGCCCATCTGGCGCAAGAACTGGTTCCTAGTCGTGACCGGGCTAATAGCGATCGTGTGCATCGTCTACATTATGGCCGAAATCACAACAGCCGATCGGTCCGGTAGCGACCAGCACGGCTTCATTCCAAACCGCAACCTGCCGCACGCCGAGGAGTGA
- the LOC131291273 gene encoding piRNA biogenesis protein EXD1, translating into MDKVDVKAGQKILLGVEDCIRVGDVTFVKKRCFIRLNNIRDVNTNSERGEEFYYAPEIQSIRIVDSVMDRTLTKIKNHVFINQIDVLYHEAIKYIRLQAEFGVNMESIEHGRHTEFPSLLSIATLRCIFIFDILWIRIPKDLAELLSSDRYRRVIHDGRMIKDVLLHRYHITLGKCFDTLVAHIATRKAAEKEVDYRLPSIDISIQDCVMKYFKIPDKFFRENVDFYKRMLSIENQLEAAKNVAFLVDLQNHFLAEIMLVDVIKRCSV; encoded by the exons ATGGACAAAGTTGATGTGAAAGCTGGACAGAAAATCTTACTAGGAGTAGAGGATTGCATTCGAGTTGGCGACGTTACGTTCGTTAAGAAACGTTGTTTCATCCGATTGAACAACATACGAGATGTTAACACTAACTCGGAACGTGGTGAGGAATTTTACTACGCTCCCGAAATACAATCAATTCGAATCGTGGACAGTGTAATGGATCGTACACTGACGAAGATAAAAAACCATGTGTTCATCAACCAGATAGATGTCCTATATCACGAAGCTATAAAATACATACGACTGCAGGCGGAGTTCGGAGTAAATATGGAATCTATCGAGCACGGACGGCACACGGAATTTCCATCCCTGCTCTCCATTGCTACGCTCCgctgcattttcattttcgataTCCTTTGGATTAGAATACCAAAAGATCTTGCAGAGCTTTTGAGCAGCGACCGTTACCGACGCGTAATTCACGATGGGCGTATGATTAAAGATGTGCTGCTCCACCGCTACCATATAACGTTGGGGAAATGTTTCGATACCCTGGTCGCCCACATTGCCACAAGGAAAGCTGCCGAGAAAGAGGTTGATTATAGACTGCCAAGCATCGATATTTCCATTCAAGACTGcgtaatgaaatattttaagaTTCCTGACAAGTTTTTCCGTGAAAAT GTCGACTTCTATAAACGAATGTTATCAATCGAAAACCAACTAGAAGCTGCAAAAAATGTTGCTTTTCTGGTCGATCTACAGAATCACTTCTTGGCAGAAATCATGTTGGTCGATGTTATCAAGCGTTGTTCGGTTTGA